One Paenarthrobacter aurescens TC1 DNA window includes the following coding sequences:
- a CDS encoding hypothetical protein (identified by Glimmer2; putative), protein MISEARISRGSQKVISSVVGVACFFIIATAIPSGVLLISLALAVLMLLLTALVLRMTVSIESTERTLVVRCRPFYSRTVPLKDIVDASPAPSSSLTEGFGICYLGRKTWGLLVGGPAIVIETPNRTWIISTPNPESTAAAILAHAGKLRDR, encoded by the coding sequence GTGATTTCAGAGGCTAGGATCAGCCGCGGATCCCAGAAAGTCATTTCAAGCGTTGTGGGCGTGGCCTGCTTCTTCATCATTGCGACTGCTATTCCCAGCGGCGTCCTGCTAATCAGCCTGGCGCTGGCTGTTCTTATGCTCCTTTTGACAGCGCTGGTGCTGCGTATGACCGTGAGCATCGAATCCACAGAACGCACCTTGGTAGTCAGATGCCGGCCGTTCTACTCCCGGACGGTCCCACTGAAGGACATCGTCGATGCCTCCCCCGCCCCATCCAGCTCCCTGACCGAGGGCTTTGGCATTTGCTACTTGGGCCGGAAAACATGGGGGCTGCTGGTCGGCGGACCAGCCATCGTCATCGAAACGCCCAACCGCACGTGGATCATCTCGACCCCGAACCCCGAGTCCACAGCCGCAGCCATCCTCGCCCACGCCGGCAAACTGAGGGACAGGTAG
- a CDS encoding DNA hydrolase, MutT/nudix family (identified by match to protein family HMM PF00293), translating into MTIIPYDCFMPESHPAPERFPVTVDVVALTVRDGELNVLLITRLIEPFRGKLALPGGFVLAGEDLLEAARRELAEETGVEHLPGHLEQLGSYGPKGRDPRGDVLTVAHLLLAPDFPVLSAGSDAEQAAWYLVRDVLDGKLDLAFDHARILADALERAKSKLEYSPLGAAFCGEEFTIAQLRSVYEAVWGTRLDPRNFHRKATGTPGFLEDTGRMTTGDAGRPAALFRLASEARPTPGQPTRAVLNPPLMRPRD; encoded by the coding sequence ATGACGATAATTCCCTACGATTGCTTCATGCCTGAATCCCATCCGGCGCCTGAGCGCTTCCCCGTGACAGTCGACGTCGTCGCCCTGACGGTCCGCGACGGCGAGTTGAACGTCCTCCTCATCACCCGCCTTATTGAGCCCTTCCGCGGCAAGCTCGCACTACCGGGTGGCTTCGTGCTCGCGGGCGAGGACCTCCTCGAAGCGGCTCGTCGGGAGCTCGCGGAGGAGACCGGCGTCGAACATCTTCCGGGTCACCTGGAGCAATTGGGGAGCTACGGCCCGAAGGGGCGCGACCCTCGTGGCGACGTCCTGACCGTGGCTCATCTGCTGCTGGCGCCGGACTTCCCGGTGTTGTCGGCCGGTAGTGACGCTGAGCAGGCTGCGTGGTACCTGGTTCGTGATGTCCTCGATGGGAAGCTTGATCTGGCCTTCGACCACGCGCGGATCCTCGCCGACGCCTTGGAGCGGGCAAAGTCGAAGCTTGAATACTCGCCCCTGGGCGCGGCGTTCTGCGGCGAGGAGTTCACCATCGCCCAGCTCCGCTCCGTCTACGAGGCTGTGTGGGGCACACGCCTGGACCCGCGGAACTTCCACAGAAAAGCCACGGGGACGCCTGGATTTCTTGAAGACACCGGCCGAATGACAACGGGCGACGCCGGACGGCCGGCTGCGCTGTTCAGGCTCGCCTCCGAGGCACGTCCGACGCCGGGCCAGCCAACCCGCGCCGTACTCAACCCTCCGCTAATGCGCCCGCGGGATTGA
- a CDS encoding putative Thymidylate kinase → MLIVLTGIDGSGKTTAARALVDSALAEGRSALLLSNHAARRRMSLLSARYGWKVPPRVADFIETGVRVFNVLVNHARARQFDGLVVMDRHLHCQLALRQANGLRRGRLLPWLLEKLPAADLHVHFDADPTIAHERVMARGTDQETVADLRAFRDAYRSLPEYEDFAVVDASGEPGDVQAQLNRVITGKEPLHA, encoded by the coding sequence ATGCTCATTGTTCTGACGGGAATTGACGGCTCAGGAAAAACGACGGCGGCCCGCGCCTTGGTCGATTCAGCTCTGGCTGAGGGACGAAGCGCCCTGCTGCTCAGTAATCACGCTGCACGCCGAAGGATGTCGCTCCTATCGGCGCGGTATGGGTGGAAGGTGCCGCCACGCGTCGCGGACTTCATCGAAACCGGCGTTCGCGTGTTCAACGTGCTGGTGAACCACGCGCGCGCCCGGCAATTCGACGGCCTGGTGGTCATGGACCGCCACCTCCATTGCCAGCTGGCCTTACGCCAGGCCAACGGATTGCGTCGCGGCCGGCTGCTGCCATGGCTGCTGGAGAAACTCCCGGCTGCTGACCTGCACGTCCACTTCGACGCGGATCCCACCATCGCCCATGAGCGGGTTATGGCGCGTGGGACGGACCAAGAGACAGTTGCCGATCTGAGGGCATTCAGGGACGCATACCGTTCACTGCCTGAATATGAAGACTTTGCCGTGGTGGACGCCAGCGGCGAACCTGGCGACGTCCAGGCCCAGCTGAACCGTGTGATCACTGGTAAGGAACCACTCCACGCCTAG
- a CDS encoding enoyl-CoA hydratase/isomerase family protein (identified by match to protein family HMM PF00378), with the protein MSTVSEVARPRTGRISVAIADGVASVEISNLAQRNALTKDMCLEIQELMPQLDADPDVAVVVLRGAGDTFCAGASISELASVLLDPQPDGSTADHLSRADSAIAALSKPAVALVDGACMGGGWQIASACDFIIANERAVIGLTPAKIGIIYPRPGLERLVRLVGHANAKYILLTGQTFSAPEARALGLVADVVPSESFEEKCAALVRSLRSRSRFSMHSMKRLVDLTDSVPAAGIDQEWAAAWSAMPDSPDMGIGISAFLNREQPRFMWRPA; encoded by the coding sequence GTTTCCGAAGTAGCGCGTCCCCGGACCGGCCGAATCTCTGTCGCGATCGCTGACGGCGTGGCCAGTGTGGAGATTTCCAACCTGGCGCAGAGAAACGCTCTGACCAAGGACATGTGCCTGGAGATCCAGGAACTGATGCCTCAACTGGACGCCGATCCGGACGTTGCGGTGGTTGTGCTGCGCGGCGCCGGAGATACGTTCTGCGCCGGGGCGTCCATCAGTGAACTGGCCTCGGTGCTGCTGGATCCCCAGCCGGACGGTTCCACGGCGGATCACCTCAGCAGGGCAGATTCGGCCATCGCAGCCCTGTCGAAGCCCGCCGTTGCCTTGGTGGATGGCGCCTGCATGGGCGGCGGGTGGCAGATCGCGTCGGCTTGCGACTTCATCATCGCCAACGAGCGTGCCGTCATAGGGCTCACCCCGGCCAAGATCGGCATCATCTACCCACGGCCCGGCCTCGAACGGCTGGTCCGGTTAGTGGGACATGCCAACGCGAAGTACATCCTGCTCACCGGACAGACGTTCAGCGCTCCTGAAGCTCGAGCGCTCGGGCTGGTTGCCGACGTCGTGCCTTCCGAATCCTTTGAGGAGAAGTGCGCAGCGCTTGTCCGTTCCTTGCGGAGCCGCTCCCGGTTCTCCATGCACTCCATGAAGCGGCTGGTGGACTTGACGGACAGTGTGCCTGCGGCCGGCATTGATCAGGAATGGGCGGCAGCTTGGTCGGCGATGCCCGACAGCCCGGACATGGGGATCGGCATCAGCGCATTCCTGAACCGCGAGCAGCCCCGGTTCATGTGGCGGCCTGCATAG